AAAGGTTTAAAGAGAAAATCTTCATTCTTGCAGATCTCGTTTGCATCTGGTTCGATCTCTTCAATATCTAACAGCACTGCTTCTTGAAGCTGTTCTTTATCAATATTGTTTTCCACAAAGGAAACAATTTTAATCCGTTCGACAAAGAAACTGCCCTCCTGTTCATAAAAATGGTGCAAAAACTCTTCAATACCCTCTTGCAGATGTTCTGTAGCATCGCGAATCTCATAATACAACAGATTCTCATCATCAAAAACTGCATAATAGTTATAATTTTCCAAAAGAGCGAGATAGAGCGTATTTTTCTCTTTTGATTGTTTATAGTAGTACCACAACGCACTAAAAGGAGAGACAACAGGAGTATGAAGGGATTCAAGGACTTCTTTTGGGATGGAAACACCCCATGAGCCGTGGGAAACCGTTGTAAGATCTTGTGAAGAGATCTCATGAATCGGCTTTTGATTGGCGCTATCGATGAGGATACATGTTGGCTCCACCCGCCTCCCTTTTACAGCTCGTTGCTATATTGTAACATTTGCTTCTTTATATACGCTTTAGCTTCTTCTTCGCTCATATTCTCTATCGTTAATGGTTGTCGGACATAAAAAGTCAGTCTTGAAAAAGGTTTTGGAATCATAAATCGATCCCAACTGCCAAGTTGCCAAAACCGATCAGTACTATAGTGAAAGACAACGATAGGAGCTTGCATCTTTTGTGCCAGCACAACGATTCCTGGAGCTACACTGTGTCTTGGCCCTCTGGGTCCATCCGGAGTAATGGCGATATCATATCCTGCTTTCATTTTTTTCATGGCAGATATCAAAACTCTCGCACCACCTTTTTTTGTAGAGCCTCGTATGGATTCCAAACCAAAATGGCGTATCGTTTTTGCAATCAGCTCTCCATCGAAATGTTCACTGATCATAACAGCAATAGGATGATTATGTCGTATTTTTTTATACAAAAAAGGCATCATTAAAAGTTCACCATGCCAAAATGCAACAATGAAGGGCTTCGTTGGAATGTCGCCTTCTAAAATAAACTCTTTTTTACATGTGAGATAGAGCAAACGTATAAAAAATGCGCCTATTGGAGGGAGAAGGAGAGAGAGGATTTTTCTTTTTGTCTCTTTTTTCATACATTCTAGCCTACAAGCTCTCCTTCAAGAGACAATCTTCCAGGTTTTGTAATCCGTACATTCTTAAATTCTCCCAATAGCTCTTCACTTCCTTTCACCTTTACAATCCAGTTGTTATCTGTCCGTCCAGCCACATATCCTCCGGGTTTGAGCTCTTCAAAATAAACTTCGTACACTTTGCCTTTTTCTTGTTCGCTGATATCATCAAGCATCTGCAGATGGAGATCTTGCAAGTAAGAAAGCCTTTTGCTCGCTACTTCTGCTGGGACCTGATTTTCGTAATCTTTTGCAGGTGTCAATGGTCTTGGGGAATACTTGAAACTAAAAATCTGCTCAAACCGAACCTTTTGAACCACATCAATCGTTTCTGCAAAATCCTCTTCGCTCTCTCCCGGAAAACCGACGATGATATCCGTTGAGATATGAACGTCCGGAACCATTTCACGCAGTTTCATAGCCCTGTCCAAAAACCACTCTTTAGTATATCCGCGCTTCATATCCCTTAATACCTTTGTACTGCCACTTTGCAATGGCATATGCATCGATTTGCAAATTTTTGGGTTTTTCGCAAACTCTTGTAAAAATTTATCATCCATATGCAAGGGGTGCGGCGAAGTAAAGCGTATCCTTCGTACACCTTCTATTTCGCTTACCATTCGCAAAAGGTCAGTAAAATCTATTTTTCTTGCTTTGTCACTAAATCTTCTTCCGTAGTTGTTGACGTTTTGTCCTAATAAAAAGATCTCTTTTGCCCCTGTATCAACTGCTCGTTGAACTTCTTGAAGTATAAGTTCGGGCGGGATGGAAATCTCCTCTCCTCTTGTATTTGGAACAATGCAAAATGTACATTTTTTATCGCATCCTATGGAGATATTGATAAACGCTTTGTAAGGAGACGTTCGAAAATCGCTAAACGCGTATGTACTCTCGTCATAATCTATATCAACTTCAACTGCCTTTTCCCGTTTTATGACATCACGGATCTTAGAGACATTCCTCGCACCCAAAACAAAACTGACATATGGTGCTTTTTTGATAATCTCATCTCCCAGATGGCTTGCTGTACAGCCGCAAACACCGATTTTTGCACTCTCTTTTTTCTTTTTGTTGAAATAACCTATTTCGCTAAAGAGCTTATGAACCGGTTTCTCTCTGACTGAACAGGTATTGATCAAAATAAGATCGGCTTCTTGCAGGTTTTGAGTTAATTCATAATCCTCTTTTTGAGTCAGCTCCGCAATGATATGTTCGCTGTCACGAACATTCATCGCACATCCAAGAGTTTCGATATAGAGTCTTTTTTTCATGCTAAGATATGCACCTCATAGATATAGTCATTCTCATCCAAACCATACTTGACTTCTCGAAAATAGACACTATAGCCTTTTTCTTCAAAATACTCAACAAGTTCTACAAGATCTTTATGTGAATTTTCTCTATCAAAATAGAATATCTTATTTCCCTCTTTTTGTACTGCCTCTTCTATTTTTTCCACACTGATCGTTTTTGGTTTGCTACTCAGCTCCTGACGTGCAAGTTTGAGTTCCATCCTATCCCTTTTGTTCTGTTATAATGAAGTTAGATATTATATCAAAATTTTCTTCTATTATAAGATAACCTTAATGGTTTCTAAAGTTATATTTCAGTAGAATACCGTAACTTCAAATTATCCTCTGCAAAAAAAAATCACAAAAGGTTAGAAATCATATGGAAAAAATAGTCGATATTATAGATTCTATTGCCCTTGAAAAAGGGCTACCTGTAGAACAAGTCAAAGAGGCGATTCAAAAAGCTTTTGAAAATACGGCGAAAAAAGTTCTTGGAGAAGATCTGGAATTCGAAGCAGAAATAGATCCAGCTACAAAATCGATTCAGGTTTTTCAAAAAATTTTGGTCGTAGAAGATGGAGATGAACGCGCAACGCAAGAGCCAGAGCGTTACATCACCCTTTCAGAAGCCAAAGAGATCAATCCAAACGTTGAAGTGGGTGATGAGCTGCGTTATCCTGTCGAATTTGAAAAACTTGGCAGAACAGCAGCCATGCGCTTACATAATGAGATAGAGTTCCATATCCAACGTCTTATGGAGCAGCAGCTTTTTGAAAAATATAAGCAAAGAATAGGTACCATCATCAGCGGAACTGTAACACGCGTGGATGAGGAAGAGAATACTTATGTAGAAATTGATGAAGTCAAAGGAATACTTCCTAAAAGATATCGCATTAAAGGTGAATTTTTTAAACCGGGAGATGTGGTCAAAGCGATATTGAAACGTGTGGTATTCGACAAAATCAACGGCATCTACTTGGAACTTTCACGAACAACACCAAAATTTTTGGAAGAGCTTTTGAAACTGGAAGTCCCTGAAATCAAAGATGGTCTTGTTACCATCGAAAAAGTAGCAAGAATCCCGGGTGAAAGGGCAAAAGTTGCAGTGAACTCCCACAGCCCGAAAATCGATCCAGTCGGAGCCTGTGTAGGTGTCAGAGGGGTTCGAATCAACGCAGTGAGCAAGGAGCTTCGAGGCGAAAATATAGACTGTATAGAGTATTCACCAATTCCTGAAATATTTGTCGCTCGCAGCCTCTCACCCGCAATTATCACATCCGTAAAGATCGAGGGCGAAAAAGCTATCGTTACCTTGCCTAGCGATCAAAAAAGCAAAGCTATCGGGAAAAGCGGTATCAATATACGCCTCGCTTCCATGCTTACCGGTTTCGACATAGAACTTATAGAAACAGAAAGCACAACTGAAAAAGCAAATGAAACCAAAGAGCAAAAAGAGGAGCCTACGATTACCCTACAAGATCTTTTCAAAGAGTGATCCCTACTTTGCGTAGGGATTGAGTTTCCATAACGCAATATCGGCCAAAATATTTCCAAGCAGTGTCAAAAAAGCGGTGATAATCATGATACCCATAATAACCGGATAGTCCCTTGAAAGTGCAGCCTGATAAAAAAGAAGGCCCATTCCATTGATGGAAAAGATCGATTCCAAAATAACGCTTCCTCCGATAATACCTGGCAGGGACAAGCCTAAAACGGTAATGATGGGAGGTTTCAGATTTGGCAAAATAAAATTTTTGATGATTGTTTTTTGCGTTGCGCCACGCGCTTTTGCAAAATAGATATAATCGCTTTTTAAAATCTCAATAACAAGCGAACGTACATACTGCGTCAATGTCCCAAATCCCACAAAGACAACCACAAATACAGGCAATACCAGATGCCAGGCGATATCGAGATAGTATGCTAGTCCCTCTTTTGGCTCCATAGAGTGAAGTCCGGTCAATGGAAAGATATGAAATTTGACGGAAAAAAAGATAATGAGCAAGAGTGCTAAATAAAAAGAAGGCATAGAAAATGAAAGTAGTGAGAGCTGTTGCACAAATCTATCGAACCATGAATCGTTTTTCAAAGCGGATTGAATACCCAAATAGAGTGACAAAAAAAAGATACAGACCATTGCCGTGAGATTGATCCCAAGTGTCACACCGATTCGATCCAATATTTCATCGATAACTGGTTTTCCCGAAGCAAAAGAGACGCCAAAATCAAAATGAAGCATCGCACCAAGCCATGAGAGATATTGCTGCCAAAGAGGCTTATCAAGGCCATAAATAGATTTAAGATGCTCTAAAGTCTCTTTTGTGATGTTTGGATTGAGTTCACCTGCACTGAAAAAAGAGTTGGGTGCAAGATGTATGGCAAAAAATGAGATGAGTGATATCAGAAGCATCATCCACACAAGGTAGAAGAGCTTACTGATAAGAAGTTTTTTCATCGAACTTTGTGGAGCGTATAGACTTTTCCATCAAATCTGTCTGTGATATCTTCGATAGTATTAGAATCAACAACTCTCAATTTTCGAATATCTCCACCGAACGTCAAGAATCCGAGTCTTGCACCCTCACCAATATTGACGGTAACAATATTTTTGTTTTTGTCAACGTTTTCAACGATCCACTTTCCTGTAATCGTTTTGTAGTTGTGGCCGACTTTCATTTTAAGTACTGCAGTATCGGATGAAAAACTGTAGCTTATACCATCACCGGACCATTTCCCAAGCAATGTTTTTACAAGCGGCTCATCTTTATACTTTTTATCCACTGCCGTTTGCAATTTATTTGCTGCTTCTATTTTGTTCGCTTCTACTTTCTCCCAGGTTCCGTTTGGTTTGATGGCAATAGTTTCAGAGCCTTTTTTGACAACCTTGACTTCTTGCCATGTACCATCAGGTTTGAGTTCGATCACTTTTCCATTATCAAGGGTAATGTAGTTTCCTGCAAACAATGTTGCTGCAATTAATAAAGTCGAGGCTATTTTTTTCATTGGAAGCCTTTGAGTAAATTTTAAAGATTATACACAAGAGGAGTTTAAACGTTTTTGAAATATTTCGGGCAAAGCCCGAAAGTTAATTAGAAGTTGTAAGTAAGGTATACTTGGATAGTGTTTACATCATCAGTTGCAGAATCGATGTCAGTATAGATGTATGCAACTGTTGCATCTAGGCTACCGAAAGATTTGCTTGCTGTTA
This region of Nitratiruptor sp. YY08-10 genomic DNA includes:
- a CDS encoding ABC transporter permease — its product is MKKLLISKLFYLVWMMLLISLISFFAIHLAPNSFFSAGELNPNITKETLEHLKSIYGLDKPLWQQYLSWLGAMLHFDFGVSFASGKPVIDEILDRIGVTLGINLTAMVCIFFLSLYLGIQSALKNDSWFDRFVQQLSLLSFSMPSFYLALLLIIFFSVKFHIFPLTGLHSMEPKEGLAYYLDIAWHLVLPVFVVVFVGFGTLTQYVRSLVIEILKSDYIYFAKARGATQKTIIKNFILPNLKPPIITVLGLSLPGIIGGSVILESIFSINGMGLLFYQAALSRDYPVIMGIMIITAFLTLLGNILADIALWKLNPYAK
- the miaB gene encoding tRNA (N6-isopentenyl adenosine(37)-C2)-methylthiotransferase MiaB, encoding MKKRLYIETLGCAMNVRDSEHIIAELTQKEDYELTQNLQEADLILINTCSVREKPVHKLFSEIGYFNKKKKESAKIGVCGCTASHLGDEIIKKAPYVSFVLGARNVSKIRDVIKREKAVEVDIDYDESTYAFSDFRTSPYKAFINISIGCDKKCTFCIVPNTRGEEISIPPELILQEVQRAVDTGAKEIFLLGQNVNNYGRRFSDKARKIDFTDLLRMVSEIEGVRRIRFTSPHPLHMDDKFLQEFAKNPKICKSMHMPLQSGSTKVLRDMKRGYTKEWFLDRAMKLREMVPDVHISTDIIVGFPGESEEDFAETIDVVQKVRFEQIFSFKYSPRPLTPAKDYENQVPAEVASKRLSYLQDLHLQMLDDISEQEKGKVYEVYFEELKPGGYVAGRTDNNWIVKVKGSEELLGEFKNVRITKPGRLSLEGELVG
- the nusA gene encoding transcription termination factor NusA is translated as MEKIVDIIDSIALEKGLPVEQVKEAIQKAFENTAKKVLGEDLEFEAEIDPATKSIQVFQKILVVEDGDERATQEPERYITLSEAKEINPNVEVGDELRYPVEFEKLGRTAAMRLHNEIEFHIQRLMEQQLFEKYKQRIGTIISGTVTRVDEEENTYVEIDEVKGILPKRYRIKGEFFKPGDVVKAILKRVVFDKINGIYLELSRTTPKFLEELLKLEVPEIKDGLVTIEKVARIPGERAKVAVNSHSPKIDPVGACVGVRGVRINAVSKELRGENIDCIEYSPIPEIFVARSLSPAIITSVKIEGEKAIVTLPSDQKSKAIGKSGINIRLASMLTGFDIELIETESTTEKANETKEQKEEPTITLQDLFKE
- a CDS encoding lysophospholipid acyltransferase family protein, with translation MKKETKRKILSLLLPPIGAFFIRLLYLTCKKEFILEGDIPTKPFIVAFWHGELLMMPFLYKKIRHNHPIAVMISEHFDGELIAKTIRHFGLESIRGSTKKGGARVLISAMKKMKAGYDIAITPDGPRGPRHSVAPGIVVLAQKMQAPIVVFHYSTDRFWQLGSWDRFMIPKPFSRLTFYVRQPLTIENMSEEEAKAYIKKQMLQYSNEL
- a CDS encoding HP0268 family nuclease; the protein is MELKLARQELSSKPKTISVEKIEEAVQKEGNKIFYFDRENSHKDLVELVEYFEEKGYSVYFREVKYGLDENDYIYEVHILA
- a CDS encoding DUF3157 family protein → MKKIASTLLIAATLFAGNYITLDNGKVIELKPDGTWQEVKVVKKGSETIAIKPNGTWEKVEANKIEAANKLQTAVDKKYKDEPLVKTLLGKWSGDGISYSFSSDTAVLKMKVGHNYKTITGKWIVENVDKNKNIVTVNIGEGARLGFLTFGGDIRKLRVVDSNTIEDITDRFDGKVYTLHKVR